Proteins from a single region of Allocatelliglobosispora scoriae:
- a CDS encoding GNAT family N-acetyltransferase, with product MVTIRAERIEDADAIAGNHIAAWRVAYQGMIPDDVLDALDPAEWAQRRRAGFGAAARPAALVAVDDRDVPVGHVMTGSYRVDQDPERQESSIGEIWAIYCHPDQWGRGTGKALIEAGLAALPQSVVRLWVLADNLRARRFYERNGLHPDGTTALWTPRGSDVSLPEVRYAIVR from the coding sequence ATGGTCACCATTCGGGCGGAGCGGATCGAGGACGCCGACGCGATCGCGGGCAACCACATCGCGGCGTGGCGGGTGGCGTACCAGGGAATGATCCCCGACGACGTGCTGGACGCGCTCGATCCGGCCGAGTGGGCGCAGCGCCGGCGAGCCGGATTCGGAGCCGCAGCGCGCCCCGCCGCGCTCGTCGCCGTCGATGATCGCGATGTGCCGGTCGGGCACGTGATGACCGGGTCCTACCGCGTGGACCAGGATCCGGAACGGCAGGAGAGCTCGATCGGCGAGATCTGGGCGATCTACTGCCACCCGGACCAGTGGGGTCGCGGCACCGGGAAGGCGCTGATCGAGGCCGGACTCGCCGCGCTGCCGCAGTCCGTCGTGCGGCTGTGGGTGCTCGCCGACAACCTACGGGCCCGGCGATTCTACGAGCGCAACGGGTTACACCCGGACGGGACGACCGCGCTCTGGACGCCGCGTGGCAGTGACGTCAGCCTGCCCGAAGTCCGCTATGCCATCGTCCGCTAG
- a CDS encoding winged helix-turn-helix domain-containing protein, with amino-acid sequence MDSISTTQARRIALAATGFGAAPPRGAVTARHLRGVVARTGLLQIDSVSVLQRAHYMPIYSRIGAYPTELLDRASARRPRWLFEYWGHEASLVPVELQPALRWRMAEAHTRAWGGPRKIASERPDLVAWVLDEVARRGPVTAAEIEEDVPRATGHWGWNWSDAKKALEFLFFAGDITSAGRTASFARRYDLTERVLPADVVNLPTPSPAEAARRLVEIAAAGFGVAAEPELRDYFRLSPAASRQAVAELVEAEVLIPVAVQGWRHQAYLHRDARIPRRIHASTVVSPFDPLIWERHRTERLFDLRYRIEIYVPEALRVHGYYVLPFLHGDRFAARVDLKADRKAGVLRVPAAWLEPGAKAGATAEALAIELRRLADWLGLDSIAPPERGDLAPLLGGVH; translated from the coding sequence ATGGACAGCATCTCGACGACCCAGGCCCGGCGGATCGCGCTCGCCGCCACCGGATTCGGCGCGGCACCGCCCCGTGGCGCCGTCACCGCACGCCACCTGCGTGGTGTCGTGGCGCGCACCGGGCTGCTGCAGATCGATTCGGTCAGCGTGCTGCAGCGGGCCCACTACATGCCGATCTACAGCCGCATCGGGGCATACCCGACGGAGCTGCTCGATCGCGCCTCGGCCCGCCGCCCGCGCTGGCTCTTCGAATACTGGGGCCACGAGGCTTCCCTCGTCCCGGTCGAGTTGCAACCGGCGCTGCGGTGGCGGATGGCGGAGGCGCACACGCGGGCGTGGGGCGGCCCTCGCAAGATCGCTTCCGAGCGGCCCGACCTGGTCGCCTGGGTGCTCGACGAGGTGGCCCGGCGCGGCCCGGTCACCGCGGCCGAGATCGAGGAGGATGTCCCCCGCGCGACCGGCCACTGGGGGTGGAACTGGTCGGATGCGAAGAAGGCGCTGGAGTTCCTCTTCTTCGCCGGCGACATCACCTCGGCGGGCCGCACGGCGTCGTTCGCCCGGCGTTACGACCTGACCGAGCGGGTGCTCCCGGCCGACGTGGTCAACCTGCCCACGCCGAGCCCGGCGGAGGCGGCCCGGCGGCTGGTGGAGATCGCCGCGGCCGGGTTCGGCGTCGCCGCCGAGCCGGAGCTGCGCGACTATTTCCGGCTGAGCCCGGCAGCCTCCCGGCAGGCCGTGGCGGAGCTGGTCGAGGCAGAGGTGCTCATCCCGGTCGCGGTGCAGGGCTGGCGGCACCAGGCTTACCTGCACCGTGACGCCCGGATCCCGCGCCGAATCCACGCCTCCACGGTCGTGAGCCCGTTCGACCCGCTGATCTGGGAGCGCCACCGCACCGAGCGCCTCTTCGACCTGCGCTACCGCATCGAGATCTACGTGCCCGAGGCCCTGCGGGTGCACGGCTATTACGTGCTGCCGTTCCTGCACGGCGACCGCTTCGCCGCCCGCGTCGACCTCAAGGCCGACCGCAAGGCCGGCGTGCTGCGGGTGCCGGCGGCCTGGCTGGAGCCGGGTGCCAAGGCCGGTGCGACAGCCGAGGCGCTCGCGATCGAGCTCCGGCGCCTCGCCGACTGGCTCGGCCTGGACAGCATCGCCCCACCGGAGCGGGGAGACCTGGCGCCGTTGCTCGGGGGCGTGCACTAG
- a CDS encoding DUF2752 domain-containing protein — translation MTTQVQPPMATGPFGAPVQRDRMTRLMDRIAARSPRWLAPAAALTCIAGALGYTIWMDPTVSQAGEAPSCLVKLTTGFDCPGCGGTRAAWYLLHGDLPAAARHHILFVFAVPFLIYMYVAWAAKTAFGWRVPQLQVSPKTIAYFLAAWGVFTVLRNLPFAPFTWFYV, via the coding sequence ATGACGACGCAGGTCCAGCCGCCCATGGCGACAGGCCCCTTTGGCGCCCCGGTGCAGCGTGACCGGATGACCCGGTTGATGGACCGCATCGCCGCCCGCTCACCCCGCTGGCTGGCACCGGCCGCCGCGCTCACCTGCATCGCCGGTGCGCTGGGCTACACGATCTGGATGGACCCGACGGTCTCCCAGGCGGGTGAGGCGCCGAGCTGCCTGGTGAAGCTGACGACGGGCTTCGACTGCCCCGGCTGCGGCGGCACCCGGGCCGCTTGGTACCTGTTGCACGGCGACCTGCCCGCTGCCGCCCGGCACCACATCCTCTTCGTCTTCGCGGTCCCGTTCCTGATCTATATGTATGTGGCCTGGGCAGCCAAGACCGCCTTCGGTTGGCGGGTGCCGCAGCTGCAGGTCAGCCCCAAGACGATCGCCTACTTCCTGGCTGCCTGGGGTGTCTTCACGGTGCTGCGCAACCTTCCCTTCGCGCCGTTCACCTGGTTCTACGTCTGA
- a CDS encoding DUF4097 family beta strand repeat-containing protein has product MSEFPVSGPITAEIRIGDGRVEILAEPRQTATVTIEAMEQTDQSREAAARTTVEMRGDRLVVHTPDRGTGWWKRRGAPVRLVIAVPAESSVELKLASADAVCEGAYRSVTAHIASGDIVVDRASGDVNVHTASGDVRANQVGGELKIHSASGDSEVGSVDGAVQVHSASGHVEIKRASANVKATTASGDIRVGEVRRGLVKINSASGDLSVGVAPGTGVWLDVNAMSGRARSDLDSGSASATSSAAELSLHLRTMSGDVHVHRAVA; this is encoded by the coding sequence ATGAGCGAGTTCCCTGTCTCCGGACCGATCACCGCGGAGATCCGGATCGGCGACGGCCGCGTGGAGATCCTGGCCGAGCCCCGGCAGACCGCCACCGTCACGATCGAGGCGATGGAGCAGACCGACCAGAGCCGCGAGGCAGCGGCCCGGACCACCGTCGAGATGCGCGGCGACAGGCTCGTCGTGCACACCCCGGACCGCGGGACGGGGTGGTGGAAGCGCAGGGGAGCGCCGGTGCGCCTCGTCATCGCCGTTCCGGCCGAGAGCAGCGTCGAGCTGAAGCTCGCCTCCGCCGACGCGGTCTGCGAAGGCGCCTACCGGTCCGTGACGGCGCACATCGCGAGCGGCGACATCGTCGTCGACCGGGCCAGCGGTGACGTCAACGTCCACACCGCGAGCGGCGACGTGCGCGCCAACCAGGTCGGCGGCGAGCTGAAGATCCACTCCGCCTCCGGCGACAGCGAGGTCGGCTCGGTCGACGGCGCCGTCCAGGTCCACTCGGCGAGCGGCCACGTCGAGATCAAGCGGGCATCCGCCAACGTCAAGGCCACCACCGCCTCCGGCGACATCCGGGTCGGTGAGGTACGCAGGGGCCTCGTTAAGATCAACTCGGCCAGCGGCGACCTCTCCGTGGGTGTGGCCCCCGGCACCGGCGTCTGGCTGGATGTCAACGCGATGTCCGGCCGCGCCCGCAGCGATCTCGACTCGGGTTCGGCCAGCGCGACCAGCTCCGCCGCCGAACTCTCCCTGCACCTGCGGACCATGTCCGGCGACGTGCACGTGCACCGCGCGGTCGCCTGA
- a CDS encoding YlcI/YnfO family protein, translated as MELSPYLESLQRDLEAAAAPGGEQIIRAAELLAGSLDASARLCLLEALSDAAAEITSKLSNTSVDVRLRGRDADFVVIEAPVTEQSSEQPAPAAIPDGAEQTRITLRLPEPLKEAVERAAAAEGVSTNAWLVRAIAGAVRPATIHPSSRAGNRITGFAQA; from the coding sequence ATGGAGCTGTCGCCGTACCTCGAATCTCTGCAACGCGATCTGGAGGCCGCCGCCGCGCCCGGTGGCGAGCAGATCATCCGCGCCGCCGAGCTGCTCGCCGGATCGCTGGACGCCTCCGCCCGGCTGTGCTTGCTGGAGGCCCTCTCCGACGCAGCGGCCGAGATCACCAGCAAGCTCTCCAACACCAGCGTCGACGTGCGGCTGCGTGGGCGGGACGCCGATTTCGTCGTGATCGAGGCACCCGTCACCGAGCAGTCGTCCGAGCAGCCCGCCCCCGCCGCCATCCCGGACGGTGCCGAGCAGACCCGCATCACCCTGCGCCTGCCCGAGCCGCTCAAGGAGGCGGTCGAGCGGGCTGCCGCCGCCGAGGGCGTCTCGACCAACGCCTGGCTCGTCCGGGCCATCGCCGGGGCCGTCCGCCCGGCCACCATCCATCCGTCGAGCCGAGCCGGGAATCGCATCACCGGCTTCGCCCAGGCCTGA
- the thyX gene encoding FAD-dependent thymidylate synthase: MVSPQVALIAWTQFATPAGVPWETDAEGGQALAEFAGRACYQSWAKPNPATATNEGYLRHILEVGHLSVLEHGTVTFYFTGVSRSFTHELIRHRHFSYSQLSQRYVPERDAAMVEPGVIAEDPELHKRFVAASEAAVRAYTELLEGLEAKFAHVGNATLRRKQARQAARSVLPNATETRIVVTGNYRAWRHFIAMRATEHADVEIRELAIECLRQLQGVAPNVFADFKISKLADGSEIAASEFSWES; this comes from the coding sequence ATCGTTTCGCCGCAGGTAGCCTTGATCGCTTGGACTCAATTCGCGACCCCGGCCGGGGTGCCGTGGGAGACCGATGCCGAGGGCGGGCAGGCGCTCGCGGAGTTCGCGGGGCGGGCGTGTTACCAGTCGTGGGCCAAGCCCAACCCGGCGACCGCCACCAACGAGGGGTACCTCCGGCACATCCTCGAGGTCGGGCACCTCTCCGTGCTGGAGCACGGAACCGTCACGTTCTACTTCACCGGCGTCTCGCGGTCCTTCACCCATGAGCTGATCCGGCACCGGCACTTCTCCTATTCGCAGCTCTCCCAGCGCTATGTCCCGGAGCGGGACGCGGCCATGGTCGAGCCGGGTGTCATCGCCGAGGACCCGGAGCTGCACAAGAGGTTCGTCGCGGCGAGCGAGGCCGCCGTCCGCGCCTACACGGAGCTGCTCGAGGGGCTTGAGGCCAAGTTCGCCCACGTCGGCAATGCGACGCTGCGGCGCAAGCAGGCCCGCCAGGCGGCCCGCTCCGTGCTGCCCAACGCCACCGAGACCCGGATCGTCGTGACCGGCAACTACCGGGCATGGCGGCACTTCATCGCCATGCGGGCGACCGAGCACGCCGACGTGGAGATCCGCGAGCTGGCGATCGAGTGCCTGCGCCAGCTCCAGGGCGTCGCACCCAACGTCTTCGCCGATTTCAAGATCAGCAAGCTCGCCGACGGATCCGAGATCGCGGCGAGCGAGTTCAGCTGGGAGTCGTAA
- the dapA gene encoding 4-hydroxy-tetrahydrodipicolinate synthase, with translation MKHDAQRPFGRLLTAMVTPFRGDGSLDADGAAKLATWLVDVQGNDALVVNGTTGESPTTTDAEKETVLRAVLEAVGDRAQVVAGVGTFSTAHTIELARTAEKAGAHGLLVVTPYYSKPPQAGLIQHFTAVADATSVPILLYDIPHRAGVPITTETLVRLAEHENVIGVKDAKGDITASSWVLQRSDLAFYSGEDALTLPLLSVGAVGVVGTSTHLTGASTKQMIHAFERGDVAAALRLHRQLMPLYTGIFRTQGAILVKAAMNALGQPAGPMRSPLVDATPAELEQLRADASAAGVTI, from the coding sequence ATGAAGCACGACGCCCAGCGGCCATTCGGCCGCCTGCTCACCGCAATGGTGACCCCGTTCCGAGGCGACGGTTCGCTCGACGCCGACGGTGCGGCGAAGCTGGCGACGTGGCTCGTGGATGTTCAGGGCAATGACGCACTGGTTGTCAACGGAACCACTGGCGAGAGCCCCACTACCACCGATGCTGAGAAGGAGACCGTGCTGCGCGCCGTCCTGGAGGCGGTCGGCGACCGCGCACAGGTCGTCGCCGGAGTCGGCACCTTCAGCACCGCTCACACGATCGAGCTGGCCCGCACTGCGGAAAAGGCCGGCGCCCACGGATTGCTCGTGGTCACGCCCTACTACTCCAAGCCCCCGCAGGCCGGCCTGATCCAGCACTTCACCGCGGTGGCCGACGCGACGTCGGTGCCGATCCTGCTCTATGACATCCCGCATCGCGCCGGGGTGCCGATCACCACCGAGACGCTCGTCCGGCTCGCCGAGCACGAGAACGTCATCGGGGTCAAGGACGCGAAGGGCGACATCACCGCGTCCTCCTGGGTGCTGCAGCGCAGCGACCTCGCTTTCTATTCGGGGGAGGATGCTCTCACCCTTCCCCTGCTCTCCGTCGGTGCGGTCGGTGTCGTGGGCACGTCCACGCACCTCACCGGCGCGAGCACCAAACAGATGATTCACGCCTTCGAGCGTGGCGATGTGGCGGCGGCTCTGCGCCTGCACCGGCAGCTCATGCCCCTCTACACGGGCATCTTCCGCACGCAGGGCGCGATTCTCGTCAAGGCGGCCATGAACGCCCTCGGCCAGCCCGCCGGACCGATGCGATCGCCGTTGGTCGACGCCACACCAGCCGAGCTCGAGCAGTTGAGGGCCGATGCATCGGCCGCGGGAGTAACGATATGA
- a CDS encoding ribonuclease J — protein MSQPHLDLDPPGPLPEGGLRITPLGGLGAIGRNMTVFEFGGKLLIVDCGVLFPDVEQPGVDLILPDFAPILDRLGDVQAIVLTHGHEDHIGAVPYLLAHKQDIPLVGSQFTLALVEAKLAERRIKPYTLTVVEGGRERLGPFECEFFAVNHSIPDALAVAIRTPAGLVLHTGDFKMDQLPLDGRITDLAGFARLGAEGVDLLLSDSTNAEIPGFVTPEREIGPVISSIFNKATGRVIVASFASHVHRVQQVLDAAGEHDRKVAFIGRSMVRNMGIARDLGLLRIPAGMLVSLDEATNLPPEKIVFMSTGSQGEPMSALGRMSTGDHRHITIAAGDTVVLASSLVPGNETSVYRVINQLSRAGAKVIHKDVAKVHVSGHAPAGELLYLLNVVKPSNLMPVHGEWRHLRAHARLGEESGVAPDRIVLCEDGDVVDLVDGMASVVGHVKSRYVYVDGLAIGDVGESLLTERRILGDGGFIATTVVVDSVTGKVVAGPTLSAKGFSEDPSVFDPVLPIITEALDRAAADGVTDPHQLQQVVRRVVGRWVNEAYRRRPMIVPTVVEV, from the coding sequence ATGAGTCAACCTCATCTAGACCTCGATCCGCCCGGCCCGCTCCCGGAGGGTGGTCTGCGGATCACCCCGCTCGGCGGCCTCGGCGCGATCGGCCGCAACATGACCGTCTTCGAATTCGGCGGCAAGCTGCTGATCGTCGACTGTGGAGTGCTCTTCCCCGATGTCGAGCAACCCGGCGTCGACCTGATCCTGCCCGACTTCGCGCCGATCCTGGACCGGCTGGGCGATGTGCAGGCGATCGTGCTGACGCACGGCCACGAGGACCACATCGGAGCCGTGCCCTACCTGCTCGCGCACAAGCAGGACATCCCCCTCGTCGGATCCCAGTTCACGCTGGCCCTGGTCGAGGCGAAGCTCGCCGAGCGGCGGATCAAGCCCTACACGCTCACCGTCGTCGAGGGCGGCCGCGAGCGGCTCGGCCCGTTCGAGTGCGAGTTCTTCGCGGTCAACCACTCGATCCCGGACGCCCTGGCGGTCGCGATCCGCACCCCCGCCGGGCTCGTGCTGCACACCGGCGACTTCAAGATGGACCAGTTGCCGCTCGACGGCCGGATCACCGACCTCGCGGGCTTCGCCCGGCTGGGCGCCGAGGGCGTCGATCTGCTCCTCTCGGACTCGACCAACGCCGAGATCCCGGGCTTCGTCACGCCGGAGCGCGAGATCGGCCCGGTGATCAGCTCGATCTTCAACAAGGCGACCGGCCGCGTCATCGTGGCGTCCTTCGCCTCCCACGTGCACCGCGTCCAGCAGGTCCTCGACGCGGCGGGGGAGCACGACCGCAAGGTCGCCTTCATCGGCCGCTCCATGGTCCGCAACATGGGCATCGCCCGCGACCTCGGCCTGCTGCGCATCCCGGCCGGGATGCTGGTCAGCCTCGACGAGGCGACCAACCTGCCGCCGGAGAAGATCGTCTTCATGTCCACCGGTTCGCAGGGCGAGCCGATGAGCGCGCTGGGTCGCATGTCGACCGGCGACCACCGGCACATCACCATCGCCGCGGGCGACACGGTCGTGCTGGCGTCGTCGCTGGTGCCGGGCAACGAGACCAGCGTCTATCGAGTCATCAACCAGCTCTCCCGGGCCGGTGCGAAGGTGATCCACAAGGACGTCGCCAAGGTGCACGTCTCGGGTCACGCCCCCGCCGGTGAGCTGCTCTACCTGCTCAACGTCGTCAAGCCGAGCAACCTCATGCCGGTCCACGGCGAGTGGCGCCACCTGCGCGCCCACGCCCGGCTCGGCGAGGAGAGCGGCGTGGCGCCCGACCGCATCGTGCTCTGCGAGGACGGCGACGTCGTCGACCTCGTCGACGGCATGGCCTCCGTGGTCGGCCACGTGAAGAGCCGCTACGTCTACGTGGACGGCCTCGCGATCGGCGATGTCGGCGAGAGCCTGCTGACCGAGCGCCGGATCCTGGGCGACGGCGGCTTCATCGCCACCACGGTCGTGGTCGACTCCGTCACCGGCAAGGTGGTCGCCGGCCCGACCCTCTCGGCGAAGGGCTTCTCCGAGGACCCGTCGGTCTTCGACCCGGTGCTGCCGATCATCACCGAGGCGCTGGATCGCGCCGCGGCCGACGGCGTCACCGATCCCCACCAGCTCCAGCAGGTCGTCCGCAGGGTCGTGGGCCGCTGGGTCAACGAGGCCTACCGCAGGCGCCCGATGATCGTCCCGACGGTCGTCGAGGTCTGA
- a CDS encoding FtsK/SpoIIIE family DNA translocase, with the protein MAGRTSQPSRRRATTPTRAAAKSRATPAGRRTTPARPRRGANIPGPLDVLGRVITGVWMGLAHGVGWSVRALGAQAATARELESEHRKDGRALLAVGMGLLLIVAIWFDSGGPVGEWIASKVRFFFGSVSMALPLLLLYGAVRLMRQPDEVAERRGSGLVGWGSLIVASTGLLDLSQDPQDVIQWEHAGGLLGQGSGYLLASGVSGWVAVPLLVLLFGFGLLVVTATPIHRVPAKLLALRDSLLGTGSATDEDEEEDEPRPVRQRRPRPLANPFEGDDDQDLGDGQLTVELRRRKPAKVIESTAKRLEPPQHTPPPAKMEQLAVPGLGGDYILPPATMLRPGEAPKSRSKANDDVIAALRHVFEQFDVDADVTGFTRGPTVTRYEVELGRGVKVERITQLSRNIAYAVKSPDVRIISPIPGRSAVGIEVPNTDRENVALGDVLRSRAADDETHPLAVALGKDIEGGYVMANLAKMPHILIAGATGAGKSSCLNSLLVSLLARSTPDEVRLLLVDPKRVELTAYEGIPHLVTPIVTNPKKAADALEWVVREMDMRYDDLAASGVRHIDDYNRQVRAGKITAPPGSERVIKPYPYLLVIIDELADLMMVAPRDVEDSVVRITQLARAAGIHLVLATQRPSVDVVTGLIKANVPSRLAFATSSLSDSRVILDQPGAEKLIGRGDALFLPMGASKPIRIQGAWVDEDQIAEIVAFCKRQREPEFRPDVLAPALDTKKKVDEEIGDDLQLLMQAAELIVVSQLGSTSMLQRKLRVGFAKAGRLMDLLETRGVVGPSEGSKAREVLIKPDELAEFLDSLGPSEE; encoded by the coding sequence ATGGCCGGCCGAACCTCTCAACCGAGCCGCCGTCGGGCCACGACACCGACTCGCGCGGCTGCCAAATCGCGCGCCACGCCGGCCGGCCGCCGAACGACACCGGCCCGGCCCCGCCGCGGTGCCAACATCCCGGGCCCGCTCGATGTGCTGGGCAGGGTCATCACCGGAGTCTGGATGGGGCTCGCGCACGGTGTCGGCTGGTCCGTCCGCGCGCTGGGCGCTCAGGCGGCGACGGCCCGGGAGCTCGAGTCCGAGCACCGCAAGGACGGCCGGGCGCTGCTCGCCGTCGGCATGGGTCTGCTGCTCATCGTGGCGATCTGGTTCGACTCCGGCGGCCCGGTCGGCGAGTGGATCGCGTCCAAGGTGCGCTTCTTCTTCGGCTCGGTCTCGATGGCGCTGCCGTTGCTGCTGCTCTACGGCGCGGTGCGGCTGATGCGCCAACCGGACGAGGTCGCCGAGCGGCGTGGTTCGGGGCTCGTCGGCTGGGGCAGCCTGATCGTCGCCAGCACCGGGCTGCTCGACCTCAGCCAGGATCCCCAGGACGTGATCCAGTGGGAGCACGCGGGCGGGTTGCTGGGCCAGGGCTCCGGATACCTGCTCGCCAGCGGAGTGAGCGGCTGGGTCGCCGTACCCCTGCTGGTGTTGCTCTTCGGGTTCGGTCTGCTCGTGGTGACCGCGACCCCGATCCACCGCGTGCCCGCGAAGCTGCTCGCGCTGCGCGATTCCCTGCTGGGTACGGGCAGCGCGACCGACGAGGACGAGGAGGAGGACGAGCCGAGGCCGGTCCGCCAGCGGCGACCGCGACCGCTCGCCAACCCCTTCGAGGGCGACGACGACCAGGATCTCGGCGATGGCCAGCTCACGGTCGAGCTGCGTCGGCGCAAGCCGGCCAAGGTGATCGAATCGACGGCGAAGCGGCTCGAACCGCCGCAGCACACCCCGCCACCGGCGAAGATGGAGCAGCTCGCGGTCCCGGGCCTGGGCGGGGACTACATCCTGCCGCCCGCCACCATGCTGCGACCGGGCGAGGCGCCGAAGTCGCGTTCCAAGGCCAACGACGACGTCATCGCGGCCCTGCGCCACGTCTTCGAGCAGTTCGATGTGGACGCCGATGTGACCGGCTTCACCCGTGGACCGACGGTGACCCGCTATGAGGTCGAGCTCGGCCGGGGTGTCAAGGTCGAGCGGATCACGCAGCTCTCCCGCAACATCGCCTATGCGGTGAAGTCACCGGACGTGCGGATCATCAGCCCGATCCCGGGGCGCAGCGCCGTCGGCATCGAGGTGCCCAACACCGACCGGGAAAACGTCGCCCTCGGCGACGTGCTGCGCTCGCGCGCGGCCGACGACGAGACGCACCCGCTCGCGGTGGCGCTCGGCAAGGACATCGAGGGCGGCTACGTCATGGCCAACCTCGCCAAGATGCCGCACATCCTGATCGCCGGTGCGACCGGCGCGGGCAAGTCGAGCTGCCTCAACTCGCTGCTCGTCTCGCTGCTCGCGCGGTCGACCCCCGACGAGGTGCGGCTGCTGCTCGTCGACCCCAAGCGCGTCGAGCTCACCGCCTATGAGGGCATCCCGCACCTGGTCACGCCCATCGTGACCAACCCGAAGAAGGCCGCCGACGCCCTCGAATGGGTGGTCCGCGAGATGGACATGCGCTATGACGACCTCGCGGCCTCCGGTGTGCGGCACATCGACGACTACAACCGGCAGGTACGCGCGGGCAAGATCACGGCACCGCCCGGCTCGGAACGGGTGATCAAGCCCTACCCGTACCTCCTCGTCATCATCGACGAGCTCGCGGACCTGATGATGGTGGCACCGCGCGACGTCGAGGACTCCGTCGTGCGGATCACCCAGCTCGCCCGCGCCGCCGGGATCCACCTCGTGCTCGCCACCCAGCGGCCCTCGGTCGACGTCGTGACCGGCCTGATCAAGGCGAACGTGCCGTCGCGGCTGGCGTTCGCGACGAGCTCGCTCTCGGACTCGCGGGTCATCCTGGACCAGCCCGGCGCGGAGAAGCTGATCGGCCGCGGCGACGCGCTCTTCCTGCCGATGGGCGCCTCCAAGCCGATCCGGATCCAGGGCGCCTGGGTCGACGAGGACCAGATCGCCGAGATCGTCGCCTTCTGCAAGCGGCAGCGTGAGCCGGAGTTCCGCCCCGACGTGCTCGCGCCCGCGCTCGACACGAAGAAGAAGGTCGACGAGGAGATCGGCGACGACCTCCAGCTGCTGATGCAGGCGGCGGAGTTGATCGTCGTGTCGCAGCTCGGCTCCACCAGCATGCTGCAGCGCAAGCTGCGGGTCGGCTTCGCCAAGGCGGGCCGCCTGATGGACCTGCTGGAGACGCGCGGCGTGGTCGGCCCCTCCGAGGGCTCCAAGGCACGCGAGGTGCTGATCAAGCCCGACGAGCTGGCGGAGTTCCTGGACTCGCTGGGGCCGAGTGAAGAATAG
- a CDS encoding low temperature requirement protein A: protein MTQPQESVVRVSTLELFFDLVFVFTITQLTQNLAADLTWAGAGRVVLMLGIIWWMYDGYAWLTNTVAPTDNVRRGLLLAGMGGFLLIALAIPGSFDGSGWAFGVGYFVVNAIHSGLLLRASPAAMRMLAPLNLLSASLVLIGGFLPHDWRLIAWCAALVVQAASPYLHPLGEWSISSAHFVERHGLIVIIALGESIVAIGVGAADLPLDGPLIAVAMLGLTLAFLLWWIYFGGDDERAEHALDATPSRLRGRKAIHAFGFAHYPLLFGVVAFAAGVKKAAAYADGHLYLAQALVLGGGVAVFLLSDALFRGVLGIGTRRFRVLGGLAALLTCPLGVVNTAAQLAALLVVLVAVIAAEAHRDRAAAAVAPQAP from the coding sequence GTGACGCAACCGCAGGAATCCGTGGTCCGGGTCTCCACACTGGAGCTCTTCTTCGACCTGGTCTTCGTCTTCACCATCACCCAGCTCACCCAGAACCTCGCCGCCGACCTGACCTGGGCCGGCGCGGGGCGGGTGGTGCTGATGCTCGGCATCATCTGGTGGATGTACGACGGTTACGCCTGGCTCACCAACACCGTTGCGCCCACGGACAACGTCCGCCGCGGGCTGCTGCTCGCCGGGATGGGCGGCTTCCTGCTCATCGCGCTCGCGATCCCGGGCTCCTTCGACGGCAGCGGCTGGGCCTTCGGCGTCGGCTATTTCGTGGTCAACGCGATCCACAGCGGCCTGCTGCTGCGGGCCAGCCCGGCGGCGATGCGCATGCTCGCCCCGCTCAATCTGCTCAGCGCGTCGCTGGTGCTGATCGGCGGATTCCTCCCGCACGACTGGCGGCTGATCGCCTGGTGCGCCGCGCTCGTCGTGCAGGCCGCCTCGCCCTACCTGCACCCGCTCGGCGAGTGGTCGATCTCGTCGGCGCACTTCGTGGAGCGGCACGGGCTGATCGTCATCATCGCCCTGGGCGAGTCGATCGTCGCGATCGGCGTGGGCGCCGCCGACCTGCCGCTCGACGGCCCGCTGATCGCGGTGGCGATGCTGGGGCTGACGCTCGCCTTCCTGCTCTGGTGGATCTATTTCGGCGGGGACGACGAGCGGGCCGAGCACGCCCTCGACGCGACGCCGTCGAGGCTGCGCGGCCGCAAGGCGATCCACGCCTTCGGGTTCGCCCACTACCCCCTGCTCTTCGGCGTGGTCGCGTTCGCCGCGGGTGTCAAAAAAGCCGCCGCGTACGCCGACGGACACCTCTACCTCGCCCAGGCCCTCGTGCTCGGCGGCGGTGTCGCGGTCTTCCTGCTCAGCGACGCGCTCTTCCGGGGCGTCCTCGGCATCGGGACGCGCCGGTTCCGCGTCCTCGGCGGCCTGGCGGCGCTGCTGACCTGCCCCCTCGGAGTGGTCAACACCGCCGCCCAGCTCGCGGCCCTGCTGGTGGTCCTGGTGGCGGTCATCGCCGCCGAGGCGCATCGCGATCGCGCCGCTGCGGCCGTCGCTCCTCAGGCTCCTTAG